A region of Anopheles merus strain MAF chromosome 2R, AmerM5.1, whole genome shotgun sequence DNA encodes the following proteins:
- the LOC121588605 gene encoding nuclear pore complex protein Nup93-1 produces MDFNALLQQAQKLTHETQVSDDLPRVERTLPQVLQATQELHSRVTQTGAQDMQAHILLGSNGIDLPKISQKLETLSSRKTFEPLDPIATTDVQNFLRNEKENAILAVIEEVHKNSYLSAETQKWDHMMNDWKQEKVKLMNALIGPSQSWIDIRKGPEQTILNETTFGGRSSLNSQEMAYAREVHEYNKLVCEGAMRPSLIQRFAQVAESFNDSRVNDVWEVMKYMTNVTPIPRSQDPMKVRCSQHLFINQAKRYLENRYKIFMQTVISEHLREARRGGIPSVLNLVGSFVGLKLATHGLNSSFIGLQDGQVDGKPLWPMVYYCLRCGDIASALKCMQMAGQGHEDLIAVLEEKCHNPEQKTNPRLELQIRMQYKRQIRNATDPYKRAVYCIVGCCDIQEPHADIAKTTDDFLWIQLSLIRTDGDDSAEHLTCSGLQSMILEQYGEKHYNANEQPHLYFQLLALTGQYEAGIEFLSRFEKYRVHAVHIGLALNELHMIGGPRNLQEPLLSVDFEDPHPMRRLNIARLIMLYVKKFEITDPPEALHYFYFLRNLKDSEGRNLFLVSVADLAIECRDFDLLFGRMQRDGMRSRGLIDQFETVHIDARTVCEMVAEKFVKKGMFEDAIKMFDLASQQEQALRYTSILLSQVVHHANKEGSLRERVQRMAHEFTERYTGAEKNCDSQTWSTFNLLKELAAFFDYYHGKNHQSAMDILERIKLVPLRMSDLDVAVNNFKRLSGEVCKVIPDLLLATMDIAYTKYKTMKGKDVAKFDDLGKKNQLSYLREQAKALTNMAAMVPYRMPGDTNSRLIQTEILMH; encoded by the exons ATGGATTTTAACGCACTGTTGCAGCAAGCCCAAAAGCTGACCCATGAAACGCAAGTTTCCGATGATTTGCCGCGCGTCGAGCGCACCTTGCCGCAGGTGCTGCAAGCAACGCAGGAACTGCACTCGCGCGTAACGCAAACGGGCGCTCAGGACATGCAGGC CCACATCCTGCTAGGATCGAATGGGATTGATTTGCCAAAAATATCGCAAAAGCTGGAAACGCTCAGTTCGCGCAAAACCTTCGAGCCGCTGGATCCCATCGCTACGACGGACGTACAGAATTTCCTACGCAACGAGAAGGAAAATGCTATCCTCGCTGTGATTGAGGAGGTGCACAAGAAT TCCTACCTGTCCGCTGAAACGCAGAAATGGGACCACATGATGAACGACTGGAAGCAGGAAAAGGTCAAGCTAATGAATGCGTTGATCGGTCCATCGCAGAGCTGGATTGACATCCGCAAGGGACCGGAGCAGACCATCCTGAACGAAACCACGTTCGGTGGCCGATCTTCACTGAACAGCCAGGAGATGGCGTACGCCCGAGAAGTGCACGAGTACAACAAGCTGGTGTGTGAGGGGGCCATGCGTCCGTCGCTAATACAACGCTTTGCCCAGGTGGCGGAAAGTTTCAATGATTCG CGTGTGAACGATGTATGGGAGGTGATGAAGTACATGACGAACGTAACGCCCATCCCTCGCAGCCAGGATCCGATGAAAGTGCGTTGCTCGCAGCATCTGTTCATCAACCAAGCGAAACGCTACCTCGAGAATCGCTACAAGATTTTCATGCAAACCGTCATCTCGGAGCATCTGCGTGAAGCACGCCGTGGTGGCATACCGAGTGTGCTCAATTTGGTCGGCTCGTTCGTTGGGCTGAAGTTGGCCACCCAcggcctcaactcgtccttTATCGGTCTGCAGGACGGGCAGGTGGATGGCAAGCCGCTGTGGCCGATGGTGTACTACTGTCTGCGCTGCGGAGACATCGCTTCCGCGCTGAAGTGCATGCAGATGGCGGGACAAGGGCACGAGGATTTGATTGCCGTGCTGGAGGAAAAGTGTCACAATCCGGAGCAGAAAACCAATCCCCGCCTGGAGCTGCAGATACGCATGCAGTACAAGCGGCAAATACGCAATGCGACCGACCCGTACAAAAGGGCCGTGTACTGCATCGTGGGCTGCTGCGACATCCAGGAACCGCACGCGGACATTGCCAAAACGACGGACGACTTTCTGTGGATCCAGCTGTCGCTGATCCGAACCGACGGCGATGACAGTGCCGAGCATCTGACCTGCTCCGGGCTGCAGAGCATGATCCTGGAACAGTACGGCGAGAAGCACTACAACGCGAACGAGCAGCCCCATCTGTACTTTCAGCTGCTGGCGCTCACTGGGCAGTACGAGGCCGGCATCGAGTTTTTGTCCCGCTTCGAGAAGTACCGGGTGCACGCCGTCCACATCGGGCTGGCGCTCAACGAGCTGCACATGATCGGTGGACCGCGCAATCTGCAGGAACCGCTGCTGTCGGTTGACTTTGAGGATCCACACCCGATGCGTCGGTTAAACATTGCCCGTCTGATAATGCTGTACGTGAAAAAGTTTGAAATCACCGACCCACCGGAAGCGTTGCACTATTTCTACTTTTTGCGCAATCTGAAGGACAGCGAGGGGCGCAATCTGTTCCTGGTCAGTGTGGCCGATCTTGCCATCGAGTGCCGGGACTTTGATCTGCTGTTTGGCCGCATGCAGCGCGACGGCATGCGTTCGCGTGGCTTGATCGACCAGTTCGAGACGGTGCACATCGACGCGCGCACCGTGTGCGAAATGGTTGCGGAGAAGTTCGTGAAGAAGGGCATGTTTGAGGATGCGATCAAGATGTTTGATCTAGCCTCTCAGCAGGAGCAGGCCCTGCGCTATACCTCCATACTGCTGTCCCAGGTGGTGCATCACGCCAACAAGGAAGGTTCGCTGCGGGAGCGCGTTCAACGGATGGCACACGAGTTCACCGAACGGTACACCGGGGCAGAGAAAAACTGCGACTCGCAGACGTGGTCCACGTTCAATCTGCTGAAGGAGTTGGCTGCGTTCTTCGATTACTACCACGGCAAAAACCATCAATCCGCGATGGACATTCTCGAACGCATCAAGCTGGTTCCACTGCGCATGTCCGATCTGGACGTGGCGGTGAACAACTTTAAGCGTTTGTCCGGTGAAGTGTGTAAAGTCATTCCCGACCTGCTGCTCGCTACGATGGACATTGCCTACACGAAGTACAAGACGATGAAGGGCAAGGATGTGGCCAAATTCGACGATCTTGGCAAAAAGAAC caactAAGCTATCTGCGCGAGCAAGCAAAGGCCCTGACCAACATGGCCGCGATGGTGCCGTACCGTATGCCCGGCGATACCAACAGTAGGCTCATTCAAACGGAAATCCTCATGCACTGA
- the LOC121588515 gene encoding uncharacterized protein LOC121588515, which produces MYSKDRHLVWVLLVTAGALLLVRCCNAAEHVPGPSGRKLSHGLAAMHHNHLVQPSEAGSSESVKFSANRVPQHVPYAVPAPWRRTATVSTPLAGGPWAVRKPLAKPLVRGAAGGSRSRINNRSMTRFSEVEIPPGLEQQLDLPELQRPSEVRGSRLDETTGGLVELYRSAERSRGIENLFWKYFVDNDVSASTEDEGDDNTGAEDAEPPGGIDRNAIDTQDGSVSAKEEEGRKKKFHLKKKYKKFLIPLLLAYKIKFLALVPAIIGGLILLVKSAGLAGFFFALFTAVVSLKKY; this is translated from the exons ATGTACTCGAAGGATCGGCATCTGGTGTGGGTGCTGCTAGTGACAGCAGGCgctctgctgctggtgcgatGCTGCAACGCTGCCGAGCACGTGCCCGGACCGAGCGGACGAAAGCTAAGCCACGGATTGGCCGCCATGCACCACAACCATCTCGTGCAGCCATCGGAGGCCGGTTCGAGCGAAAGCGTAAAATTTAGCGCCAACCGTGTACCGCAGCACGTGCCGTATGCTGTACCGGCGCCCTGGCGTAGGACGGCCACCGTCAGCACTCCGCTTGCTGGTGGGCCCTGGGCGGTACGGAAACCGCTGGCGAAACCGTTGGTACGGGGTGCGGCCGGTGGTAGTCGGAGCCGCATCAACAATCGGTCAATGACTCGCTTTTCCGAGGTCGAAATTCCACCGGGGCTGGAGCAGCAGCTAGACCTGCCGGAACTGCAGCGACCGTCCGAGGTCCGTGGCAGTCGGCTCGATGAGACTACGGGTGGGCTGGTGGAGCTGTATCGCAGTGCCGAACGATCGCGCGGGATCGAGAACCTCTTCTGGAAGTACTTTGTCGATAATG ACGTTTCCGCCTCCACCGAAGACGAGGGCGACGACAACACCGGTGCTGAGGATGCTGAGCCGCCCGGTGGAATCGACAGGAACGCAATCGACACCCAGGACGGTAGCGTGTCggcgaaggaggaggagggccGCAAGAAGAAGTTCCATCTGAAGAAGAAGTACAAAAAGTTTCTGATTCCGCTGCTGCTCGCGTACAAGATAAAGTTCCTTGCATTGGTTCCGGCCATCATCGGCGGGCTGATACTGTTGGTGAAGTCGGCCGGGCTGGCCGGGTTCTTCTTCGCCCTCTTTACGGCCGTGGTCAGCTTGAAGAAGTACTGA
- the LOC121588196 gene encoding uncharacterized protein C18orf19 homolog A translates to MAAIALRMARWSSLGALKVPKSTSVKLFNIAPRYLSSSYGALGRYAASGALYHNNDRYRTKQQQPCHIWSTCVPPNGLLVRSFTNGDSLRRQKDPKNDQQQESVDPLADPATPEKLGLFARFKKMYKEYWYVLVPVHCLTSVMWFGGFYYASTSGVDVIAILESLGVSEKLINPVRDSSLGHIAIAYLLYKIATPARYTVTLGGTTISIKYLEQWGYIKPIPSKARLVQMYKDKKENIQEKIAEKKQDFQDRKQQLTEKKNNLMSDLKMKDKDGKSSSTTTAASSVTHDK, encoded by the exons ATGGCCGCGATAGCACTACGTATGGCCCGCTGGTCGTCGCTAGGTGCGCTAAAGGTACCGAAATCCACTTCCGTGAAGCTGTTCAACATAGCACCACGGTACCTGTCGTCGTCGTATGGTGCATTGGGCAGATACGCAGCCTCTGGTGCATTGTATCACAACAACGATCGATATCGAAcgaaacagcagcaaccgtgTCACATATGGAGTACATGTGTCCCCCCAAACGGGTTGCTGGTACGCTCCTTCACCAATGGCGACTCACTGCGGCGGCAGAAAGATCCGAAGAAcgaccagcagcaggaaaGCGTCGACCCACTGGCCGACCCAGCCACGCCGGAGAAGCTTGGTCTTTTTGCGCGGTTCAAGAAGATGTACAAGGAGTACTGGTACGTGCTCGTACCGGTGCACTGTCTCACGTCGGTAATGTGGTTCGGTGGTTTCTATTACGCCTCGACCAGTGGCGTCGACGTGATCGCAATCCTGGAATCGCTCGGCGTGTCCGAGAAGCTGATCAACCCGGTGCGCGACTCCAGCCTGGGGCACATTGCCATCGCCTACCTGCTGTACAAAATAGCTACCCCGGCGCGGTACACCGTTACGCTGG GCGGCACAACCATTTCGATCAAATACCTCGAACAGTGGGGCTACATCAAGCCGATACCCTCAAAGGCACGGCTGGTGCAGATGTACAAAGACAAGAAGGAAAACATCCAGGAGAAGATAGCGGAAAAGAAGCAAGACTTTCAGGACCGCAAACAGCAGCTGaccgagaagaaaaacaatctgATGAGCGATTTAAAGATGAAGGACAAGGACGGCAAATCCTCCTCGACAACGACCGCGGCCAGCAGCGTGACGCATGACAAATAG
- the LOC121588607 gene encoding UDP-N-acetylglucosamine transferase subunit ALG14 homolog produces the protein MAFLASLLLFLGGLLLVRLVQLLVSVRRGQNGTGVPPRTTPARTMIVMGSGGHTAEMLRIVERLDGERYSPRQYVIASTDKTSVVKVIESEVRRQPDTQKQTYEIVTIPRSRAVHQSYLSSVATTVLSLLSCVPIVLKARPELILTNGPGTCVPVCLVAFLARLLFLNTKCRIVFVESFCRVRSLSLSGRILLYIVDMFVVQWPELLERTATTRQDVRCFGRL, from the coding sequence ATGGCGTTTCTAGCATCGTTACTGCTGTTCCTGGGCGGACTGCTGCTGGTACGGCTGGTGCAGCTGCTCGTTTCAGTGCGCCGTGGCCAGAATGGCACCGGCGTGCCGCCCCGCACCACACCCGCCCGCACGATGATTGTGATGGGATCGGGTGGGCACACGGCCGAAATGTTGCGCATTGTCGAGCGCCTGGACGGGGAGCGCTACTCTCCGCGGCAGTACGTGATCGCCAGTACGGACAAAACCAGCGTCGTGAAAGTAATCGAGAGCGAGGTACGGCGGCAGCCCGACACGCAGAAGCAAACGTACGAAATTGTCACGATTCCGCGCAGCCGGGCTGTACACCAGAGCTACCTCAGTTCCGTGGCGACGACCGTGCTGTCCCTGCTGAGCTGCGTGCCGATCGTGCTGAAGGCCCGTCCGGAGCTAATCCTCACCAACGGTCCCGGCACCTGTGTGCCCGTGTGTCTGGTCGCGTTTCTGGCCCGCCTCCTCTTCCTCAACACCAAATGTCGAATAGTGTTCGTCGAAAGCTTCTGTCGCGTGCGCAGCCTTTCGCTGAGCGGTCGCATCCTGCTCTACATCGTGGACATGTTTGTGGTGCAGTGGCCGGAGCTGCTCGAGCGGACGGCTACCACGCGGCAAGACGTGCGTTGCTTTGGGCGATTGTAA
- the LOC121588194 gene encoding glycerol kinase 3 — MNGNGGHRSKFGSLIAVLYVGHTSCKCLIYATRNAEVLTCHESSLEPLSPQAGWVEFEPLALWATARVCLETAVQNLIILDINPHDIVAVGVCNQRETTVLWDRTTGEPLCNAIGWCDTRTSSVVGSILQRVRGKKHYLKSVCGLTVSNCFSAVKIRWMMEHVDGVQQAMDEGRAAFGTLDSWIIWMLTGGVEAGIHVTDVTNASRTMLMNLERRVWDERLCRFFRIPSNILPEIRSCSEVYGYINEGPLSGTPIASCLGDQQAALLGQMCLGAGQANCTIDEGMFVLFNTAREIIDSDHGLLSTVAFQLGPRADPHYALEGAIAHAGSSIGWLKRTLALDPVASDAMNSSASALFPDGPANTQLMASFCSAVSSPVPPYGETKTLAGGGGGQRGGVIFVPAFSGYYTPYWRYKARGMMFGITLQTTPQQILAAAHEAICHQVREVLESLAKDCPTWPRLAKLTVGGDLSEQRALVQLLSDLNGVLVERPQTSTPACLGAMLAAGLATEILSIDQFRQNCVPPIDLFSTAFNSSQRDMKFRRWKMAVDRCLNFDSVSDSDPVKLIGDGRDPDSYVRCSIPGSVFIVSSFVLIVAAQLMKQHGFA, encoded by the exons ATGAACGGAAACGGTGGGCATCGGAGCAAGTTCGGCTCGCTGATAGCCGTGCTGTACGTCGGCCACACGAGCTGCAAGTGTTTG ATTTACGCAACCAGAAATGCGGAGGTGCTCACGTGCCACGAATCGTCGCTCGAACCGTTGTCGCCCCAGGCCGGGTGGGTCGAGTTTGAACCGTTGGCCCTGTGGGCGACGGCACGCGTGTGCCTGGAGACGGCGGTACAGAATCTGATCATACTGGACATCAACCCGCACGACATTGTGGCGGTAGGGGTGTGCAATCAGCGCGAGACGACGGTGTTGTGGGACCGCACCACGGGCGAACCGCTGTGCAATGCGATCGGCTGGTGCGACACGCGCACCTCGAGCGTGGTCGGAAGCATCCTGCAGCGTGTGCGGGGCAAGAAGCACTACCTCAAGTCGGTGTGCGGGCTGACGGTGAGCAACTGCTTCAGTGCGGTTAAAATACGCTGGATGATGGAGCACGTCGACGGGGTGCAGCAGGCGATGGACGAAGGGCGGGCCGCGTTCGGCACGCTGGACAGCTGGATCATCTGGATGCTGACGGGGGGCGTCGAGGCCGGCATTCACGTGACGGACGTGACGAACGCTTCGCGGACGATGCTGATGAACCTGGAGCGCCGCGTGTGGGACGAAAGGCTGTGTCGATTCTTTCGCATTCCAAGCAACATTCTGCCGGAGATTCGAAGCTGCTCGGAGGTGTACGGATACATTAACGAGGGCCCGTTGAGCGGGACGCCGATCGCAAGT TGCCTGGGCGATCAGCAGGCTGCCCTGCTCGGGCAAATGTGTCTGGGCGCAGGGCAAGCCAACTGCACCATCGACGAAGGCATGTTCGTGCTGTTTAACACTGCTCGAGAAATCATTGATTCCGACCATGGGCTGCTTTCGACCGTGGCGTTTCAGCTTGGGCCCCGTGCCGACCCGCACTACGCACTGGAGGGTGCGATCGCCCATGCCGGTTCTTCGATCGGTTGGCTAAAGCGTACGCTCGCCCTGGACCCGGTCGCATCCGACGCGATGAACAGCAGCGCCAGCGCACTGTTTCCCGACGGCCCTGCCAATACTCAGCTGATGGCTTCGTTCTGCTCGGCCGTCAGTTCCCCGGTTCCGCCGTACGGCGAGACGAAGACGCtcgccggcggcggcggcggccaaCGGGGTGGTGTCATTTTCGTACCTGCATTCAGTGGATATTATACGCCGTACTGGCGGTACAAAGCGCGGGGCATGATGTTCGGCATAACGCTGCAAACGACGCCGCAGCAGATTCTGGCCGCCGCCCACGAAGCAATCTGCCACCAGGTGCGCGAAGTGTTGGAATCGCTCGCCAAGGATTGTCCCACGTGGCCCCGGCTGGCAAAGCTTACCGTCGGGGGCGATCTCAGCGAACAGCGGGCGCTGGTGCAGCTGCTATCGGATCTGAACGGGGTGCTGGTGGAGCGGCCGCAAACATCGACACCGGCCTGCCTCGGGGCAATGCTAGCCGCCGGGCTGGCCACCGAAATACTGTCCATCGATCAGTTTCGCCAGAACTGTGTGCCACCGATTGATTTGTTCAGTACCGCGTTTAATTCTAGTC AAAGGGATATGAAGTTCCGCCGTTGGAAAATGGCTGTCGATCGGTGTTTAAACTTCGATTCCGTGTCGGATAGCGACCCGGTGAAGCTGATCGGCGACGGGCGTGATCCGGATTCGTACGTGCGCTGCTCGATCCCCGGGTCGGTATTTATCGTTTCGTCGTTTGTGCTTATTGTGGCCGCCCAGCTGATGAAGCAGCACGGTTTCGCGTAG
- the LOC121588195 gene encoding protein arginine N-methyltransferase 1 produces MASTSTDVPMESVESTGPATTGAASPNTVNGNGNDLATNAEDMTSRDYYFDSYAHFGIHEEMLKDEVRTLSYRNSMYHNKHLFKGKVVLDIGCGTGILSMFAAKAGAAKVIAIECSNIIDYAQKIIEANNLQETITLVKGKVEEVTLPAGYEQVDIIISEWMGYCLFYESMLDTVIYARDKWLKKDTGMMFPDRCTLFVTAIEDRQYKDEKINWWDDVYGFNMSSIRKVAISEPLVDVVDPKQVVTSSYMVKEIDLYTVKKEDLEFESPFYLTVRRNDFVQALVTYFNVEFTKCHKRLAFSTAPDAPYTHWKQTVFYFDDYLTVKKGEEIQGTFKMKPNVRNNRDLDFTIDLHFKGELSQVDEKNHYRMR; encoded by the exons ATG GCTAGTACGAGTACCGACGTGCCGATGGAGTCCGTGGAGTCGACCGGACCGGCAACAACGGGCGCAGCAAGCCCGAACACAGTGAACGGCAACGGGAACGACCTGGCCACCAACGCAGAGGACATGACGTCGCGTGACTACTACTTCGACTCGTACGCACACTTTGGCATCCACGAGGAGATGCTGAAGGACGAGGTGCGCACGCTGTCGTACCGGAACTCGATGTACCACAACAAGCATCTGTTCAAGGGGAAGGTCGTGCTGGACATCGGGTGCGGTACCGGCATCCTGTCGATGTTTGCGGCGAAGGCGGGCGCGGCGAAGGTGATCGCGATCGAGTGCTCGAACATCATCGACTACGCACAGAAGATCATCGAGGCGAACAACCTGCAGGAGACGATCACGCTGGTCAAGGGCAAGGTGGAGGAGGTGACACTGCCGGCCGGGTACGAGCAGGTCGATATCATCATTTCCGAGTGGATGGGCTACTGTCTGTTCTACGAGTCGATGCTGGACACGGTCATATACGCGCGCGACAAGTGGCTGAAGAAGGACACGGGCATGATGTTCCCGGACCGGTGTACGCTGTTCGTGACCGCGATCGAGGACCGGCAGTACAAGGACGAGAAGATCAACTGGTGGGACGATGTGTACGGGTTCAACATGAGCTCGATCCGCAAGGTGGCGATCAGCGAACCGCTGGTGGACGTGGTGGACCCCAAGCAGGTCGTCACGAGCTCGTACATGGTGAAGGAGATCGACCTGTACACGGTGAAGAAGGAGGACCTGGAGTTCGAGTCGCCCTTCTATCTGACGGTGCGGCGCAACGACTTCGTCCAGGCGCTGGTGACGTACTTCAACGTGGAGTTCACCAAGTGCCACAAGCGGCTCGCCTTCAGCACCGCCCCGGACGCCCCGTACACGCACTGGAAGCAGACGGTGTTTTACTTCGACGACTATCTGACGGTGAAGAAGGGGGAGGAGATTCAGGGCACGTTCAAGATGAAGCCGAACGTGCGCAACAACAGGGATCTGGACTTTACCATCGATCTGCACTTTAAGGGCGAGCTGTCCCAGGTGGACGAAAAGAATCACTACCGGATGCGCTAG
- the LOC121588608 gene encoding ADP-ribosylation factor-like protein 2-binding protein: MNFEENIIKRQNSSEYFDTVIGHIEDIVIGEEFQRMVNQFMECYYYEFEPGEENKIIYTEIYQKYTNMIEAHIVEHLNRKMSCFDMDLFAMELENKKTQLDGEIFELLYTLTDFLAFKDMVLDYKAFKEGAYDDLSKGISVTGLQK; this comes from the exons ATGAATTTTgaagaaaacataattaaaagACAAAATTCTAGCGAATACTTCGACACTGTGATCGGCCACATCGAGGACATAGTAATCGGCGAAGAGTTTCAG CGGATGGTCAATCAGTTCATGGAGTGCTACTACTACGAGTTTGAACCGGGGGAAGAGAACAAAATCATCTACACGGAGATCTACCAAAAGTATACGAACATGATCGAGGCGCACATCGTCGAACATCTGAACCGGAAGATGAGCTGCTTCGATATGGATCTGTTTGCGATGGAGCTGGAGAACAAAAAGACGCAGCTCGACGGGGAGATCTTCGAGCTGCTGTACACGCTGACCGACTTTCTCGCCTTCAAGGATATGGTGCTGGATTACAAGGCGTTCAAGGAAGGCGCATACGACGATCTGAGCAAGGGTATCAGCGTGACGGGTCTGCAGAAATAG
- the LOC121588606 gene encoding mRNA cap guanine-N7 methyltransferase, giving the protein MSDSEESSTAPTQTTDTEEQTQQEGGENGEKKHSAIVASHYNKLEDRGLVARKKSNIYFMRNFNNWIKSVVIDKYTTLVKGRTPLGSPFRVLDMCCGKGGDLIKWANANVTHLICTDIAQVSLEQCENRFNTMDQWSRDSQRRPKVEFFAADATLQQLRTKYRDPSIKLHLVSCQFAFHYSFESFKQADCMFKNAAECLEEGFYFIGTMPDANEIMKRQRRAMSDTFGNDIYRIQFLCDTGNPPLFGAKYNFQLDEVVDCPEFLVHFPTFEKLALKHGLRLVERKRFEEVFDENSSRKQGLLEKMQALEMYPPPYGRFNEDDQRKEPEQYQHAEEYGRQMSNRHQFRVGTLSQKEWEAATLYLFFAFQKMKTSYDANGMPVYS; this is encoded by the exons ATGTCGGACTCGGAAGAAAGCAGTACCGCCCCGACGCAGACCACAGATACGGAGGAACAAACGCAGCAGGAAGGGGGCGAAAATGGAGAAAAGAAACATAGTGCGATCGTGGCGTCACATTACAACAAGCTGGAGGATCGTGGACTGGTCGCTCGGAAAAAGTCGAACATCTACTTTATGCGCAACTTCAACAACTGGATCAAAAGTGTGGTCATAGACAAGTACACCACGCTGGTGAAGGGCAGGACACCGCTCGGCTCACCGTTCCGGGTGCTGGATATGTGCTGCGGGAAGGGCGGCGATCTGATCAAATGGGCTAACGCGAACGTGACGCACCTGATCTGCACGGACATTGCGCAGGTCAGCCTGGAGCAGTGCGAGAATCGCTTCAACACAATGGACCAATGGTCGCGGGACAGTCAGCGCCGGCCGAAGGTGGAGTTTTTCGCGGCCGATGCGACCCTGCAGCAGCTCCGCACCAAGTACCGCGATCCCTCGATCAAGCTGCACCTGGTGAGCTGCCAGTTTGCGTTCCACTACTCGTTCGAGTCGTTCAAACAGGCGGACTGTATGTTTAAGAACGCGGCCGAATGCCTGGAGGAGGGCTTCTACTTCATCGGCACGATGCCGGACGCGAACGAAATCATGAAGCGGCAGCGAAGGGCCATGTCGGACACATTCGGCAACGATATCTACCGCATCCAGTTCCTGTGCGATACGGGCAATCCGCCGCTGTTCGGGGCCAAGTACAACTTTCAGCTCGATGAGGTGGTGGACTGTCCCGAGTTTCTGGTCCACTTTCCCACGTTCGAAAAGCTGGCGCTGAAGCACGGTTTGCGGCTGGTGGAGCGGAAACGGTTCGAGGAAGTGTTTGACGAAAACAGCAGCCGGAAGCAGGGACTGCTGGAGAAGATGCAGGCGCTTGAAATGTACCCACCACCGTACGGCCGGTTCAACGAGGACGACCAGCGGAAAGAGCCGGAACAGTATCAGCATGCGGAGGAGTACGGCCGGCAGATGTCCAACCGACATCAGTTCCGCGTGGGGACGCTTTCGCAGAAAGAGTGGGAAGCAGCAA CACTTTATCtgttttttgcatttcaaaaaatGAAGACCAGTTACGACGCGAACGGTATGCCGGTCTATTCCTGA